The following proteins come from a genomic window of Aequorivita marisscotiae:
- a CDS encoding transporter, whose product MNTKFFLSILFSLFFYLTLSAQYTEMINTNRPGGSQGAFAVGTNVLQIEAGYSYGKEKHSLLKTETDGNTIDYSVRYGFFKERLEVSFMGDFQSNTVTDTRAAVAREYKLSNFKHNTIGAKYLIYDPYRKRDLKGPNLYSWRKNNKVQWEDLIPAVALYAGANFDFSNNPFTPENESVLSPKFVISTQNNFIGGWVFVTNLIVDRVTTEFPTYGYIVTLTHATNRYFSIFVENQGFKSDFYADQLLRGGAAALINENLQVDLSLTFSLKDTPSKFYGRLGVAYRFDMHDTDEYLEDKTIKAEEKKAKNKKEERQQELDLDNNGEQ is encoded by the coding sequence ATGAACACCAAATTTTTCTTATCCATTCTGTTCAGCTTATTCTTTTATCTAACCCTCTCGGCACAATATACCGAAATGATAAACACCAACCGTCCCGGGGGCTCTCAGGGCGCGTTTGCGGTAGGCACCAATGTATTGCAGATTGAAGCCGGCTATAGTTACGGAAAAGAAAAACACAGCCTTTTAAAAACCGAAACCGATGGCAATACCATAGATTATTCGGTGCGGTATGGATTTTTTAAAGAACGTTTGGAAGTGAGCTTTATGGGCGATTTTCAATCTAATACGGTTACCGATACACGTGCTGCGGTGGCGAGGGAATACAAGCTTTCAAATTTTAAGCACAACACAATTGGCGCTAAATATTTAATTTACGATCCGTACAGAAAACGCGATTTAAAAGGTCCCAATTTATACAGCTGGCGAAAAAACAACAAAGTACAGTGGGAGGATTTAATACCGGCAGTTGCACTCTACGCAGGGGCAAATTTTGATTTTTCAAACAATCCGTTTACCCCGGAGAATGAAAGTGTATTAAGCCCGAAATTTGTTATTTCTACGCAAAATAACTTTATTGGTGGGTGGGTTTTTGTGACTAATTTAATTGTAGATCGTGTAACCACCGAATTTCCAACCTATGGCTATATTGTAACTTTAACACACGCTACCAATAGGTACTTTTCAATATTTGTTGAAAACCAAGGGTTTAAAAGCGATTTTTATGCAGATCAACTACTTCGGGGAGGAGCGGCAGCTTTAATAAATGAAAACCTTCAAGTAGATCTTTCACTTACTTTTAGTTTAAAGGACACTCCTTCAAAATTTTATGGTCGCTTAGGGGTTGCCTATCGTTTTGATATGCACGACACAGACGAATATTTGGAAGACAAAACCATAAAAGCTGAAGAAAAAAAGGCAAAAAACAAAAAAGAAGAACGCCAGCAGGAACTAGATTTAGACAATAACGGCGAACAATAG
- a CDS encoding YegP family protein, producing MFELKKSGDKFHFVLKAANGQVILTSQMYATKASASNGIESIKKNCGKDDSFEMKTAKNGKIHFNIKASNGQIIGSSQMYAAESGAKNGIESVRKNAPNAQVKELE from the coding sequence ATGTTTGAATTGAAAAAAAGCGGTGATAAATTTCACTTTGTATTAAAAGCGGCTAACGGCCAAGTTATTTTAACAAGCCAAATGTATGCTACAAAAGCATCGGCTTCCAATGGTATTGAATCTATTAAGAAAAACTGTGGCAAAGACGATAGCTTTGAAATGAAAACCGCCAAAAATGGAAAAATACATTTCAACATAAAAGCGAGCAATGGGCAGATTATTGGTAGCAGCCAAATGTATGCCGCCGAGAGTGGTGCCAAAAACGGAATAGAATCTGTTCGGAAAAATGCGCCTAACGCACAAGTTAAGGAACTAGAGTAG
- a CDS encoding S9 family peptidase, whose amino-acid sequence MKKLTFLSIASLIFAASINAQEISKNIMTITPPIAEKIPTKLEKHGDLRIDNYYWLNNPDNEKVIAYLNEENTYYESITGHTKKFKEDLFEEMKARIKENDESVPYKLNGYYYITRYETGKDYPIYTRKKESLDAPEEILFDVNEMAKDYSYYNLTGLSVSEDNKLISFGVDTLSRRKYDIYIKNLETGEIYAERIPLTTGSATWGSDNKTLFYTRKDEKTLRADRIYRHTLGTDPITDQLVFTETDDTFGTYVYKTKSRKYIVIGSYSTLTSEYRVLEANNPMGSFKIFQPRKRGLEYSISHYGNNWYVLTNKDGALNFKLMKTSEDKTAAENWEDMIAHRTDVLLEDIDIFNDFLVVSERSDGLTKIRIKKWKGSEDYYLPFDNETYTAFTTQNPEFNTKILRYGYNSLNTPASVIDFNMETKEKTVLKETEVLGGKFNKNNYQTERLWATAADGSKIPMSVIYRKGIKKDGTNPLLIYGYGSYGATIDPYFSTVRLSLLDRGFIFAIAHVRGGEYMGRQWYEDGKLLKKKNTFTDFIDASKYLIEQGYTSPQHLYASGGSAGGLLMGAIVNMAPELYNGVIASVPFVDVVTTMLDDSIPLTTGEYDEWGNPNEVAYYEYIKSYSPYDNVEPKNYPNMLVTTGLHDSQVQYWEPAKWVAKLRDLKTDSNILLLQTNMDAGHGGASGRFEALKEVAMDYAFLLDLEGITE is encoded by the coding sequence ATGAAAAAACTAACCTTCCTTTCAATTGCTTCCCTTATTTTTGCTGCTTCAATAAATGCGCAGGAAATTTCAAAGAACATTATGACAATTACTCCCCCAATAGCTGAAAAAATTCCAACGAAACTGGAAAAGCACGGCGATCTTCGAATTGATAATTATTACTGGCTTAACAATCCGGACAACGAAAAAGTAATAGCGTATTTAAATGAAGAAAACACCTATTACGAATCTATCACCGGCCACACTAAAAAATTTAAGGAAGACCTCTTTGAGGAAATGAAGGCGCGTATAAAGGAAAATGACGAATCGGTGCCGTATAAGTTAAATGGATATTATTACATAACCCGTTATGAAACAGGAAAAGATTACCCAATTTATACCCGTAAAAAAGAGTCGCTTGATGCCCCAGAGGAAATTCTTTTTGATGTAAATGAAATGGCCAAAGATTATAGCTACTATAACCTTACCGGTTTAAGTGTTTCTGAGGACAATAAGCTTATATCTTTTGGGGTAGATACCCTAAGCCGAAGAAAATACGACATCTACATTAAAAATCTTGAAACAGGCGAAATTTACGCTGAACGAATTCCACTTACCACAGGAAGCGCAACTTGGGGCAGTGACAACAAAACTCTTTTTTATACCCGAAAGGACGAAAAAACCTTGCGCGCCGATAGAATTTACCGCCATACATTAGGAACCGATCCCATTACGGACCAATTGGTTTTTACCGAAACCGATGATACTTTCGGCACCTACGTTTACAAAACCAAGTCGCGCAAATATATTGTAATTGGCTCCTATAGCACGCTTACTTCAGAATATCGCGTGTTGGAAGCGAATAACCCGATGGGCAGTTTTAAAATTTTCCAACCGCGCAAAAGAGGCTTGGAGTACAGTATTTCGCATTACGGCAATAATTGGTATGTTTTAACCAATAAAGATGGAGCGCTCAATTTTAAATTAATGAAAACTTCTGAAGATAAAACCGCTGCGGAAAACTGGGAAGATATGATTGCCCACAGAACCGATGTACTATTGGAAGACATCGATATTTTTAACGATTTTTTGGTGGTAAGCGAGCGTAGCGATGGACTTACAAAAATTCGAATTAAAAAATGGAAAGGAAGTGAAGATTACTACCTTCCATTTGACAATGAAACCTACACCGCTTTTACCACGCAGAACCCTGAATTTAATACCAAAATACTTCGTTATGGGTATAATTCCTTAAACACTCCGGCCTCGGTTATAGACTTTAATATGGAAACCAAGGAAAAAACCGTCTTAAAGGAAACCGAAGTTTTAGGTGGAAAGTTTAATAAAAACAATTACCAAACGGAACGTTTATGGGCTACGGCAGCCGATGGTTCAAAAATTCCAATGTCGGTAATTTATAGAAAGGGAATTAAAAAAGACGGAACCAATCCGCTGCTCATTTATGGCTATGGCTCGTATGGCGCAACAATAGATCCGTATTTTTCAACGGTGCGACTTAGTCTTTTAGATCGCGGTTTTATATTCGCTATTGCGCACGTTCGCGGAGGTGAATATATGGGAAGACAATGGTACGAAGATGGAAAATTGCTGAAAAAGAAAAACACTTTTACCGATTTTATCGATGCTTCAAAATATTTAATTGAACAGGGCTATACCTCGCCGCAGCATTTATATGCTTCAGGTGGTTCTGCCGGTGGGCTTTTAATGGGAGCTATTGTAAATATGGCGCCAGAATTATACAACGGAGTAATTGCTTCAGTTCCGTTTGTAGATGTGGTAACCACCATGCTGGACGATTCCATTCCGCTTACAACAGGCGAGTACGACGAATGGGGCAATCCCAATGAAGTTGCATATTATGAGTATATAAAAAGTTACTCTCCCTACGATAATGTAGAGCCAAAAAACTATCCAAACATGCTCGTTACCACTGGGCTACACGATAGCCAAGTGCAATATTGGGAACCAGCAAAATGGGTGGCAAAACTTAGAGATTTAAAAACCGATTCAAATATACTCTTACTCCAAACAAATATGGATGCCGGTCACGGCGGGGCTTCCGGACGTTTTGAAGCCTTAAAGGAAGTTGCAATGGACTATGCCTTTCTATTGGATCTGGAAGGAATTACGGAGTAA
- a CDS encoding PLP-dependent cysteine synthase family protein encodes MKEEIKAHNNVLELIGNTPLIKLTKITQKMKGNYFAKVEAFNPGHSTKDRIALYIIEEAERKGILKPGDTIIETTSGNTGFSIAMVSIIKGYDCILAVSSKSSADKIDMLKTMGAKVYVCPAHVSADDPRSYYEVAKKLHNEIKGSVYINQYFNELNIDAHYQTTGPEIWEQTAGKITHLVACSGTGGTISGTARFLKEQNPDIKVIGIDAYGSVLQKYHQTKEFDANEIYPYRIEGLGKNLIPTATDFNIIDKFEKVTDESSAHTARELAKTEGLFVGYTSGAAMQGLKQLEEEGEFTEDSNIVVIFPDHGSRYMSKIYNDDWMSQQGFIDSETAEIQQIEYVK; translated from the coding sequence ATGAAAGAAGAAATAAAAGCCCACAATAATGTGTTGGAACTTATAGGCAACACACCGTTGATAAAGCTTACAAAAATTACCCAAAAAATGAAGGGTAATTACTTTGCAAAAGTAGAAGCATTTAATCCTGGGCACTCTACAAAAGACCGTATCGCACTTTATATTATTGAAGAAGCCGAGCGAAAAGGCATTCTTAAACCCGGCGATACCATTATTGAAACTACCAGTGGAAACACAGGTTTTAGCATTGCAATGGTTAGCATTATTAAAGGGTACGACTGTATTTTGGCGGTAAGTTCAAAATCGTCGGCAGATAAAATTGATATGCTTAAAACAATGGGCGCCAAGGTATATGTTTGCCCCGCCCACGTAAGTGCAGACGACCCACGCTCGTATTACGAAGTGGCAAAAAAATTACACAACGAAATTAAAGGTTCTGTTTACATCAATCAGTATTTTAATGAATTGAATATTGATGCACATTACCAAACAACTGGCCCCGAAATTTGGGAACAGACTGCTGGAAAAATAACCCACTTGGTAGCTTGCAGCGGTACTGGAGGAACCATTTCTGGAACCGCTCGATTCTTAAAGGAGCAAAACCCAGACATTAAAGTTATAGGTATTGACGCCTACGGCTCCGTACTTCAGAAGTACCACCAAACCAAGGAATTTGATGCAAATGAAATCTACCCATACCGAATTGAAGGTTTGGGGAAAAACTTGATTCCAACCGCTACAGATTTTAACATTATAGACAAATTTGAAAAAGTAACCGATGAAAGCAGTGCGCATACTGCCCGTGAACTTGCAAAAACCGAAGGGCTCTTTGTTGGGTACACCAGTGGCGCCGCCATGCAAGGTTTAAAGCAGCTGGAGGAAGAAGGCGAATTTACTGAAGATAGCAATATCGTGGTAATATTCCCAGACCACGGATCGCGTTATATGAGTAAAATTTACAACGACGATTGGATGAGCCAACAAGGTTTCATTGATTCTGAAACTGCGGAAATACAACAAATTGAATACGTCAAGTAA
- a CDS encoding hexameric tyrosine-coordinated heme protein, with translation MSEQVQMIPGNSLITKTPEEGRQLAVKMARLVIKATQPDAAVRDKLRPIYAEDAAMLIAIGQVVATEFATIAAANNYWK, from the coding sequence ATGTCTGAACAAGTACAAATGATTCCCGGAAACTCACTAATTACCAAAACCCCCGAAGAAGGGAGACAATTAGCAGTAAAAATGGCGCGATTGGTAATTAAAGCCACGCAACCCGATGCGGCAGTACGCGATAAATTGCGTCCTATTTATGCCGAAGATGCCGCAATGCTCATCGCAATCGGTCAAGTTGTAGCCACAGAATTTGCCACAATTGCAGCCGCCAACAATTATTGGAAATAG
- the pncA gene encoding bifunctional nicotinamidase/pyrazinamidase produces the protein MKTLIIVDVQNDFIPGGSLAVPEADQIVSVINTVQPKFDLVVASQDWHPQNHISFASNHPEKSVFETIKINEQTQTLWPDHCVQNTNGARFHPNLNTAKWEAIFRKGTDPGIDSYSAFYDNGHLKSTGLAGYLKEKGASQLFFCGLAADICVYYSIFDAFKEGFACFFIEDASKPLDVEGFKKIKEEMVYHGIQIINSSEI, from the coding sequence ATGAAAACACTTATAATTGTTGATGTACAAAACGATTTTATACCTGGTGGCTCCCTTGCGGTGCCTGAAGCAGACCAAATAGTTTCGGTAATTAATACCGTACAACCTAAATTTGATTTGGTAGTAGCTTCACAAGATTGGCACCCGCAAAACCATATTAGCTTTGCTTCAAACCATCCAGAAAAATCGGTTTTTGAAACCATTAAAATTAACGAACAAACACAGACCCTTTGGCCAGACCACTGTGTTCAAAATACTAACGGGGCACGTTTTCACCCTAACTTAAACACAGCTAAGTGGGAGGCTATTTTTCGTAAAGGCACCGATCCGGGTATAGATAGCTACAGTGCTTTTTACGACAACGGACATTTAAAATCTACCGGGCTTGCTGGCTATTTAAAGGAAAAGGGTGCCTCGCAGCTCTTTTTCTGTGGCCTAGCTGCAGATATTTGTGTTTACTATTCTATTTTCGATGCTTTTAAAGAAGGCTTCGCCTGCTTTTTTATTGAAGATGCCTCAAAACCATTAGATGTTGAAGGTTTCAAAAAAATAAAGGAGGAAATGGTTTATCATGGAATTCAGATTATTAATTCCAGCGAAATCTAA
- a CDS encoding nicotinate phosphoribosyltransferase, with amino-acid sequence MLDISASYTDLYQLTMAQVYFKTKPKSIAVFDYYFRHNPYGGGYTVFAGLENILEILENLHFTTDDITYLEKHNFEAEFLEYLRDFRFRGTITSVAEGDVVFPNRPILQVEGNIMEVQIIETVLLNILNFQTLIATKASRIRHSAGNKILIDMGLRRAHATGGYLAARAAAIGGVNSTSNVIAAEDFKLNASGTMAHSFIQSYKDELQAFRDFAKIRPKNCVLLVDTYNTLKSGLPNAITVAKEMEARGDRLLGVRLDSGDLAYLAKQTRKILDKSGLEYVKIVASNQLDEYVIKSLNEQKAPIDIYGVGTNLVTGKPDAALDGVYKLSEYNNDARIKLSENIIKVSLPSKKQVFRMLDDSGMFYGADVVGLASEENISQMLHPFDSNKSLNLQNFKQEALLQKVMQNGKRTIEEKTVAEIAKYTEARLALLPDEYKRFQNPHIYKIGLSANLKSERDRLVKEHKF; translated from the coding sequence ATGCTCGATATTTCTGCTTCTTATACCGACTTGTATCAACTAACAATGGCACAGGTTTATTTTAAAACCAAACCTAAAAGCATAGCGGTTTTCGATTATTATTTTAGACACAATCCGTATGGTGGAGGCTATACCGTGTTTGCTGGTTTGGAAAATATACTCGAAATTTTAGAAAACCTACACTTTACAACAGACGATATTACCTATTTAGAAAAGCACAATTTTGAAGCAGAATTTTTAGAATATTTACGCGACTTCCGTTTTCGTGGAACAATTACTTCGGTTGCTGAAGGCGATGTTGTTTTTCCAAACAGGCCCATTTTGCAAGTGGAAGGCAATATTATGGAAGTTCAAATAATTGAAACCGTTTTACTGAATATTCTCAACTTCCAAACATTAATTGCTACCAAGGCGAGCCGTATTCGCCATAGCGCGGGCAATAAAATTTTAATAGACATGGGACTGCGTCGTGCGCATGCCACAGGAGGGTATTTAGCAGCCCGAGCCGCAGCTATTGGCGGAGTTAATAGTACCAGCAACGTAATAGCTGCCGAAGATTTTAAACTGAATGCTTCGGGTACTATGGCACATTCGTTTATACAGAGCTATAAAGACGAATTGCAAGCGTTTCGCGATTTTGCAAAAATCCGTCCCAAAAATTGTGTGCTGCTGGTAGATACCTATAACACACTAAAAAGTGGCTTGCCCAATGCAATAACCGTAGCAAAGGAAATGGAGGCGAGAGGCGATAGGCTACTGGGAGTTCGCTTAGACAGTGGCGATTTGGCATATCTCGCTAAACAAACGCGGAAGATTTTGGACAAATCCGGTCTGGAATATGTAAAAATAGTGGCTTCAAACCAGTTGGATGAATATGTAATTAAAAGTTTAAACGAGCAAAAAGCGCCCATAGATATTTATGGCGTGGGTACCAATCTTGTTACCGGTAAACCCGATGCCGCCTTAGATGGCGTTTATAAACTATCGGAATACAATAACGATGCACGTATAAAACTTTCGGAAAATATTATTAAAGTTTCGCTTCCTTCAAAAAAACAAGTTTTCCGTATGCTCGATGACAGCGGCATGTTTTATGGGGCCGACGTTGTAGGCCTTGCCTCAGAAGAAAATATATCTCAGATGCTCCACCCCTTCGATTCAAACAAAAGTTTAAATCTGCAAAATTTTAAACAGGAAGCATTATTGCAGAAAGTTATGCAAAACGGTAAACGAACTATTGAAGAGAAAACGGTTGCCGAAATTGCAAAATACACCGAGGCGCGTTTGGCACTTTTACCCGACGAATACAAGCGGTTTCAAAATCCACATATTTATAAAATTGGGTTAAGTGCCAACCTTAAAAGTGAACGTGACCGATTGGTTAAGGAACATAAATTTTAA
- a CDS encoding aminotransferase class I/II-fold pyridoxal phosphate-dependent enzyme codes for MRDLFDKIYKDKGPLGKWAEQAEGYFVFPKLEGPISNRMKFKGKDVITWSINDYLGLANHPEVRKVDAEAAKKWGSAYPMGARMMSGHTDLHEQLQRELAAFVNKEAAYLLNFGYQGMVSTIDALVAKDDVIVYDVDAHACIIDGVRLHLGQRFTYKHNDMESIEKNLQRATKVAEKTGGGILLISEGVFGMRGEQGKLKEIIALKEKYNFRFFVDDAHGFGTLGKTGAGAGEEQGVQDGIDVYFATFAKSMASTGAFIAGDEEIMNYLKYNLRSQMFAKSLQMVLVEGALKRLDMLRTMPELKEKLWENVNALQGGLRKRGFDLGTTQSCVTPVYLKGSIPEAMALVKDLRENHGIFCSIVVYPVIPKGLILLRMIPTASHTMEDIEETLEAFSSIRERLENGTYKRLSAAVAAAMGE; via the coding sequence ATGAGAGATTTATTCGATAAAATTTATAAAGATAAAGGTCCGTTGGGTAAATGGGCTGAACAAGCGGAAGGCTATTTTGTTTTCCCAAAACTGGAGGGTCCAATTTCCAACAGAATGAAATTTAAGGGCAAAGATGTAATTACGTGGAGTATTAATGATTACCTAGGCCTTGCCAATCATCCCGAAGTGAGAAAAGTAGATGCCGAAGCCGCAAAAAAATGGGGCTCTGCCTACCCAATGGGCGCAAGAATGATGAGTGGCCATACAGATCTTCACGAACAATTACAGCGCGAACTCGCTGCCTTTGTAAATAAGGAAGCTGCTTACCTATTAAACTTTGGGTACCAAGGCATGGTTTCTACCATTGATGCCCTAGTGGCAAAAGACGATGTAATCGTGTACGATGTTGATGCCCACGCTTGTATTATAGATGGGGTTCGTCTTCATTTAGGCCAGCGTTTTACTTACAAGCACAACGATATGGAAAGTATCGAAAAGAACCTGCAACGCGCTACGAAAGTAGCCGAAAAAACCGGCGGGGGAATCTTGCTTATTTCCGAAGGGGTTTTTGGAATGCGCGGTGAACAGGGAAAACTAAAAGAAATTATTGCACTTAAGGAAAAATACAACTTCCGCTTTTTTGTTGATGATGCCCACGGCTTTGGAACACTCGGTAAAACAGGGGCCGGAGCAGGTGAGGAGCAAGGCGTGCAAGATGGAATTGACGTGTATTTTGCAACTTTCGCAAAATCTATGGCGAGTACTGGCGCTTTTATTGCCGGTGATGAAGAAATAATGAACTACCTTAAATACAACCTGCGTTCGCAAATGTTTGCAAAATCGTTACAGATGGTTTTGGTTGAAGGCGCGTTAAAGCGTTTGGATATGCTCAGAACGATGCCTGAATTAAAGGAAAAACTTTGGGAAAATGTAAACGCTCTTCAAGGCGGACTTCGAAAAAGAGGTTTTGACCTTGGAACTACGCAAAGTTGTGTAACGCCAGTATATTTAAAAGGAAGTATTCCCGAGGCAATGGCGCTGGTAAAAGACCTTCGTGAAAACCACGGTATTTTCTGCTCAATTGTAGTTTATCCAGTAATCCCGAAAGGATTAATTCTTTTAAGAATGATTCCAACGGCATCGCATACAATGGAAGATATTGAAGAAACGTTAGAAGCTTTTTCATCTATCCGCGAGCGACTGGAGAATGGAACGTACAAGCGTCTTTCTGCGGCTGTTGCTGCGGCAATGGGCGAATAA
- a CDS encoding YbaB/EbfC family nucleoid-associated protein, which produces MFGDLMGMMGKLKETQQKVEATKKRLDTVFLEEASSDGLLKITLTANRKIKTIEIADALLEDKEQLEDYLILALNKAIEKATNVHEAEVAAVAKEGMPNIPGLDMFK; this is translated from the coding sequence ATGTTTGGAGATTTAATGGGAATGATGGGCAAATTAAAAGAGACCCAGCAAAAAGTAGAAGCTACAAAAAAGCGATTGGACACGGTATTTTTGGAAGAAGCCAGTAGCGATGGATTATTAAAAATAACCCTCACCGCCAACCGAAAAATCAAAACCATAGAAATTGCCGATGCGCTTTTGGAAGATAAAGAACAACTGGAAGATTATTTAATCCTCGCCTTAAACAAAGCTATTGAAAAGGCTACTAACGTGCACGAAGCAGAGGTGGCTGCCGTGGCAAAAGAAGGAATGCCTAATATTCCGGGATTGGATATGTTTAAATAA
- a CDS encoding GNAT family N-acetyltransferase — protein MITVKQTNSKSDLKKFVTFPFKLYKGSKYWVPPLIKDEMETLDTKKNPVFKNAEAWYYLAYKNDEIVGRIAVILNHLEINEQGKKKIRFGWLDMVDDIEVTKALLEKAYEKGREHNLEYAEGPVGFSNMEKAGILTMGYDELNTMITWYHHSYYAQHLEKLGFTKQATWVEYTLQIPDTIFEKVAKFSSIVRQRYKLSVIRFKNKKEILPYVNEMFGLLNKTYNTLQTFVPIQQYQIDYYKEKYFSFIHPDYICCIKDEAGKLIAFSIVMPSFSKALKKANGKLFPFGWRHILKAQKKNDTAAFYLIGIDPEYQGKGVTAIIFEEMQHLFNSKGIHTVETNPELKENTAVQLLWKDYNPVQHKERSTFRKDI, from the coding sequence ATGATTACTGTAAAACAAACCAACTCCAAAAGTGATCTAAAAAAGTTTGTCACTTTTCCATTCAAGCTGTACAAAGGCAGTAAATATTGGGTTCCCCCTTTAATAAAGGACGAAATGGAAACATTAGACACCAAAAAGAACCCAGTGTTTAAAAATGCCGAAGCTTGGTATTATTTGGCGTATAAAAACGATGAAATTGTAGGCCGGATTGCCGTGATTTTAAACCATTTAGAAATAAACGAGCAAGGGAAGAAAAAAATTCGTTTTGGCTGGTTAGATATGGTAGATGATATTGAGGTAACAAAGGCGCTTCTTGAAAAAGCCTACGAAAAAGGGCGCGAACACAATCTTGAATATGCCGAAGGCCCGGTAGGTTTCAGCAATATGGAGAAAGCCGGAATACTCACTATGGGCTATGATGAATTAAACACCATGATTACTTGGTACCACCATTCGTATTACGCCCAACACTTGGAAAAACTCGGTTTTACCAAGCAAGCTACGTGGGTTGAATACACCCTACAAATTCCCGATACAATCTTCGAAAAAGTAGCAAAATTTTCAAGTATTGTTCGCCAACGGTATAAACTTTCGGTAATTCGATTTAAAAATAAAAAAGAAATATTACCCTATGTTAATGAAATGTTTGGCTTGTTGAACAAAACGTACAACACACTCCAAACCTTTGTTCCTATTCAACAGTACCAAATAGATTATTATAAAGAGAAATATTTTAGCTTTATCCACCCAGATTATATTTGCTGTATTAAAGATGAAGCAGGAAAGTTAATTGCTTTTTCCATTGTGATGCCTTCCTTTTCGAAAGCGTTGAAAAAAGCAAATGGGAAACTCTTTCCATTTGGATGGCGGCATATTTTAAAGGCGCAGAAAAAGAACGATACCGCAGCTTTTTATTTAATAGGAATTGATCCGGAGTACCAAGGAAAAGGCGTGACCGCGATTATTTTTGAGGAGATGCAACACCTATTCAATTCAAAAGGAATACACACTGTTGAAACCAATCCCGAGTTAAAGGAAAATACGGCCGTGCAGTTGTTGTGGAAGGATTACAATCCAGTGCAGCACAAAGAGCGGAGTACTTTTAGAAAAGATATATAA
- a CDS encoding threonine aldolase family protein, which produces MIIDLRSDTVTKPTEGMMKAIVQAEVGDDVYKEDPTANKLEQKLATMFGMDEALFFPTGSMANQAAIKMHTQPGEQLIADKWAHVYNYEGGGVSFNSGVSCKLIDGDRGMITASQIEENINPPDFYHSPLTSLVCLENTTNKGGGACYDFSEIEKIRKVCDTHDLGLHLDGARIWNALVAKKEDLKAYGNIFDTISVCLSKGLGTPMGSVLLGKNDIMKKAMRVRKVLGGGMRQIGFMAAAGVYALDYHLERLAEDHKKATEIADILSQQSYINRVEPTETNIVIFYLSESVSEEKFMTDLLQKNIKISSMGQGKLRIVTHLDYTNPMHETFLNVLKNYSK; this is translated from the coding sequence ATGATTATAGATTTAAGAAGCGACACCGTTACAAAGCCCACCGAGGGAATGATGAAGGCCATTGTACAGGCCGAAGTTGGGGACGATGTATATAAAGAAGATCCAACCGCAAATAAATTGGAACAGAAATTGGCAACCATGTTTGGTATGGACGAGGCCCTGTTTTTTCCAACCGGAAGCATGGCAAACCAAGCAGCTATAAAAATGCACACCCAGCCGGGCGAACAGTTAATTGCCGATAAATGGGCACACGTTTATAATTACGAAGGCGGTGGCGTTTCGTTCAACAGTGGCGTTTCGTGCAAACTTATTGATGGCGACCGAGGTATGATTACAGCATCGCAAATTGAAGAAAATATTAATCCGCCAGACTTTTACCACAGTCCACTTACCAGTTTGGTGTGCTTAGAAAACACAACCAATAAAGGTGGAGGTGCGTGCTACGATTTTTCTGAAATTGAAAAAATACGAAAGGTATGCGATACCCATGATCTCGGGCTACATTTAGATGGTGCCCGAATTTGGAACGCTTTGGTAGCAAAAAAGGAAGATCTTAAAGCCTACGGAAATATTTTCGATACTATTTCAGTATGCCTAAGCAAAGGTCTGGGTACACCCATGGGCAGTGTGTTATTGGGAAAAAATGATATAATGAAAAAAGCCATGCGCGTGCGTAAGGTTTTAGGTGGTGGCATGAGGCAGATTGGTTTTATGGCTGCTGCAGGGGTGTATGCTTTAGATTATCACCTGGAACGTTTGGCCGAAGACCACAAAAAAGCAACCGAAATTGCCGACATACTTTCGCAACAATCGTATATAAATAGGGTAGAACCTACCGAAACCAATATTGTAATCTTTTATTTATCAGAAAGTGTTTCCGAAGAAAAATTTATGACCGATCTTCTGCAGAAAAACATTAAAATTAGTTCGATGGGCCAGGGCAAACTCCGAATTGTAACTCATTTAGATTACACCAACCCGATGCACGAAACCTTTCTAAACGTGCTGAAAAATTATTCAAAATAG